Proteins encoded by one window of Tunturibacter psychrotolerans:
- the glgA gene encoding glycogen synthase: protein MRVGLMTREYPPNVYGGAGVHVEYLSRELAKSIEVEVHCWGKQFLDEGNLHVRGGEPWSEITNGTEGKYKTALETFSLNLAQVKSLATIDIVHTHTWYVAMAGFLAKKLFNVPFVLTTHSLEPLRAWKAEQLGSGYAMSSWMERTAILDADAVIAVSQGTKEDILRAYPEIKPERIHVIYNGIDLNEYQKTAETSALIKYGVDPAVPYVLFVGRITRQKGVTHLVEAIPHLPKGTQVVLCAGAPDTPEIAAEMREKIEQVRKINPRVVWIEKMLSRTEAIQFYSNASVFCCPSVYEPFGIINLEAMACRAPVVASAVGGILEVVVDGETGYLVPFEQDPVTTFPSNPEKFSRDLAEKISALLADPEKAKRFGEAGRRRVEETFAWSAIADQTISLYRQLIRSARGNV, encoded by the coding sequence TTGCGAGTTGGTCTGATGACACGAGAGTATCCCCCCAATGTGTACGGGGGCGCTGGCGTTCACGTCGAATATCTTAGCCGAGAGTTGGCGAAGTCTATTGAGGTTGAGGTCCATTGCTGGGGGAAACAGTTTCTCGACGAAGGAAATCTGCATGTGCGCGGGGGGGAGCCGTGGTCGGAGATTACGAATGGCACGGAAGGAAAGTACAAGACAGCGCTTGAGACGTTCAGCCTGAATCTGGCGCAGGTGAAGTCGCTTGCGACGATCGACATTGTGCATACGCATACGTGGTATGTGGCGATGGCAGGATTTCTGGCGAAGAAGCTGTTCAACGTGCCGTTTGTGTTGACGACGCATAGCCTGGAGCCGCTACGCGCGTGGAAGGCAGAGCAGCTTGGCAGCGGTTATGCGATGAGCTCGTGGATGGAGCGGACTGCGATTCTGGATGCAGATGCTGTGATCGCGGTGTCGCAGGGCACGAAGGAAGATATTCTGCGCGCTTACCCTGAGATCAAGCCGGAGCGCATTCACGTTATCTATAACGGGATCGATCTGAATGAGTATCAGAAGACTGCGGAGACCTCGGCGCTGATCAAGTATGGGGTTGATCCGGCGGTGCCTTATGTTTTGTTTGTTGGCCGGATTACACGACAGAAGGGCGTGACGCATCTTGTGGAGGCGATTCCTCATCTTCCGAAGGGAACGCAGGTGGTGCTGTGTGCGGGCGCGCCGGATACGCCGGAGATTGCGGCTGAGATGCGCGAGAAGATTGAGCAAGTCAGAAAAATAAATCCGCGCGTTGTGTGGATCGAGAAGATGCTGTCGAGGACGGAGGCGATTCAGTTCTATAGCAACGCGAGTGTGTTTTGCTGCCCGTCGGTGTATGAGCCATTCGGGATTATCAACCTGGAGGCGATGGCTTGCCGGGCTCCGGTTGTAGCGAGCGCTGTTGGAGGAATTCTGGAGGTTGTTGTGGATGGCGAGACGGGCTATCTCGTGCCATTCGAACAGGACCCAGTGACGACGTTTCCTTCGAATCCAGAGAAGTTCTCGCGGGATCTTGCGGAGAAGATTTCAGCGCTGCTGGCTGATCCTGAGAAAGCGAAACGATTTGGGGAGGCGGGCCGCAGACGCGTGGAGGAGACTTTTGCGTGGTCTGCTATTGCTGACCAGACGATTAGTCTTTATCGACAACTCATTCGAAGCGCTCGGGGAAACGTGTGA
- a CDS encoding PAS domain-containing protein, which translates to MDNLDDLLRLVTSPAYFFDRDSHQIIACNQQFANLMEYEIKDLLTMSVEQLRPPEEIPLLARALAASPPEGAVEWRYRTRSGTILFVQLIYRNSIYIDKASDLNREVRMVVISKWDTTPVKSAEALFGS; encoded by the coding sequence GTGGACAACCTTGACGATCTGCTGCGGCTCGTCACATCACCGGCATACTTCTTTGACAGGGACTCTCACCAGATCATCGCCTGCAATCAGCAATTCGCCAATTTGATGGAGTACGAGATCAAGGATCTCCTCACCATGTCTGTCGAGCAGTTGAGACCACCTGAGGAAATCCCCCTCCTCGCCAGGGCACTCGCTGCCTCCCCGCCCGAAGGCGCTGTCGAATGGCGTTACCGAACGCGCTCAGGCACCATCTTGTTCGTCCAGCTCATCTATCGCAACAGCATTTACATCGACAAAGCCAGTGACCTCAACCGCGAAGTCAGGATGGTCGTCATCTCAAAGTGGGACACGACCCCCGTCAAATCCGCCGAAGCTTTGTTCGGCTCATAG
- a CDS encoding alpha/beta hydrolase family protein — MNSHLHLPTDPGSDCLILTHGAGANCDTPLLIALADAFCASGMTVLRFDLPFRQLRPHGPPPRGSAERDQQGIRAAVATMRQQTSGRLFVGGHSYGGRQASMLAAAEPGLIDRLLLLSYPLHPPRRPDELRTGHFPELKTPALFVHGTRDGFGSTDELIAALRLIPARTELLEIAGAGHELMTKSNRQEFPNFVVEAFRF; from the coding sequence ATGAATAGCCACTTGCACCTCCCGACCGATCCCGGTAGCGACTGCCTAATCTTAACGCACGGTGCTGGCGCAAACTGCGACACCCCGCTCCTCATAGCATTGGCAGACGCCTTTTGCGCCTCGGGGATGACAGTGCTACGCTTCGATCTCCCCTTTCGCCAGTTGCGACCGCACGGGCCACCACCACGTGGCAGTGCGGAACGGGATCAGCAGGGAATTCGAGCTGCCGTTGCGACGATGCGGCAACAAACTTCAGGTCGTTTGTTTGTGGGCGGTCATTCCTATGGAGGAAGGCAGGCGTCGATGCTTGCTGCAGCTGAACCCGGTCTGATAGATCGGCTCCTGCTGCTCTCGTACCCGCTTCACCCACCGCGACGGCCCGATGAGTTACGTACCGGGCATTTTCCAGAGTTGAAGACTCCCGCGCTGTTTGTTCACGGCACTCGGGATGGGTTTGGTTCCACGGACGAATTGATTGCAGCGTTGAGGCTCATCCCGGCACGAACCGAACTGCTCGAGATCGCCGGTGCGGGGCATGAACTTATGACCAAGAGCAATCGTCAAGAGTTTCCAAATTTTGTGGTGGAGGCGTTCCGGTTTTGA
- a CDS encoding metallophosphoesterase family protein → MNRFKEDKVVQENEDVTKPVGDGIDRRNFLGCMAWAGTGLLWSMVGGVPTSRLLAQTMKGAGTGVGKVEDFSFVQISDCHIGFNKGANPDVTGTLKKAIDRANIVPAGMKAPDFMIHTGDITQNSKAAEFDTASQLIKGFKNEVFYVPGEHDYIDDGTQYKQRFGKGTVGNGWYSYNHKGVHFVGLNNCVQVDAMGNMGEDQLKWLKSDLAGLSHSTPIVVFAHIPLWMVYEKWGWGTKDGEQALAMLKPFGSVTVLNGHIHQVVQKVEGNVTFHTAMATAFPQPAPGAAPNPGPMMVPAGKLESVIGVTKVKVVRGHNHLAVVDTTLAETL, encoded by the coding sequence ATGAATCGGTTCAAGGAAGACAAAGTAGTGCAGGAGAACGAAGATGTTACGAAGCCCGTGGGCGACGGCATCGACCGGCGCAATTTTCTGGGTTGCATGGCGTGGGCCGGCACAGGGCTGCTGTGGTCGATGGTTGGCGGTGTGCCGACTTCGAGGCTCTTGGCGCAGACGATGAAGGGTGCTGGGACCGGAGTTGGGAAGGTAGAGGATTTTTCGTTCGTGCAAATCAGCGATTGCCACATCGGATTCAACAAGGGCGCAAATCCCGATGTGACAGGAACGCTGAAGAAGGCAATAGACAGGGCCAATATTGTGCCTGCCGGCATGAAGGCTCCTGACTTCATGATTCACACCGGCGACATCACACAGAATTCGAAAGCAGCGGAGTTCGATACGGCGTCGCAGCTTATTAAAGGTTTCAAGAATGAGGTGTTCTATGTGCCGGGGGAGCACGACTACATCGACGATGGTACGCAGTACAAGCAGCGTTTTGGCAAGGGCACGGTGGGCAATGGCTGGTACAGCTACAACCACAAGGGCGTGCACTTTGTGGGCCTGAACAACTGCGTACAAGTAGATGCGATGGGGAATATGGGCGAGGATCAATTGAAGTGGCTGAAGTCTGACCTGGCCGGGTTGAGTCACTCCACTCCGATCGTTGTTTTCGCCCATATTCCTTTGTGGATGGTCTATGAGAAGTGGGGATGGGGCACGAAGGACGGAGAGCAGGCACTCGCCATGTTGAAGCCCTTCGGTTCGGTGACGGTTCTAAACGGTCACATTCACCAGGTGGTGCAAAAGGTCGAAGGCAATGTAACCTTCCACACGGCGATGGCGACGGCGTTTCCGCAGCCTGCACCGGGAGCGGCACCGAATCCAGGGCCGATGATGGTTCCAGCGGGCAAGCTGGAGAGTGTGATTGGAGTGACCAAGGTCAAGGTCGTTCGAGGACATAATCATCTGGCTGTCGTCGACACGACATTGGCGGAGACTCTCTAG
- a CDS encoding heme-binding domain-containing protein, whose protein sequence is MRPWIAAALTVAAVTALGHVHPFGNPRVEPAKGLGTLLEGATMPADAKAVLVNKCADCHSSETRWPVYARIAPGSWLIERDIIEARKKMDLSHWEQMPAEKQQVLTAKIFEEAKSGDMPPLQYRLLHWDAKLSKTDVQALSMLGKSASGSEATLAGDGDAVQGKAVFEKRCTGCHAMAVDREGPRLAGVYGRRAGSITEFTYSAGLKNSGVTWNDATLEKWLSDPDSMVPDNNMSFSVPKAKERQDLIAYLKQ, encoded by the coding sequence GTGCGCCCGTGGATTGCTGCGGCATTGACCGTCGCCGCAGTAACAGCCTTGGGGCATGTTCATCCGTTTGGGAATCCGCGTGTCGAGCCGGCGAAAGGACTCGGCACGCTGTTGGAGGGTGCGACCATGCCAGCAGACGCGAAGGCGGTACTGGTGAACAAGTGTGCGGACTGCCACTCGAGCGAAACTCGCTGGCCAGTGTATGCGCGGATCGCTCCAGGATCGTGGCTGATTGAGCGCGACATCATTGAGGCGCGCAAAAAGATGGACCTCTCACACTGGGAGCAGATGCCGGCGGAGAAGCAGCAGGTTTTGACTGCGAAGATATTCGAAGAGGCAAAGAGCGGGGACATGCCTCCGCTGCAGTATCGGTTGCTGCACTGGGACGCGAAGCTTTCCAAGACCGATGTGCAGGCGCTCTCGATGTTGGGTAAGAGTGCGAGTGGGAGCGAGGCGACTCTCGCTGGGGATGGCGATGCTGTGCAAGGCAAGGCTGTGTTCGAGAAGCGTTGCACAGGCTGTCATGCGATGGCGGTTGATCGCGAGGGACCGAGGTTGGCAGGAGTTTATGGCAGAAGGGCGGGAAGCATCACGGAATTTACATATTCCGCGGGCTTGAAGAATTCTGGCGTGACTTGGAACGATGCGACTCTGGAGAAGTGGTTGAGCGATCCCGATTCGATGGTTCCGGACAACAATATGAGCTTCAGCGTTCCCAAGGCTAAAGAGCGACAAGACCTGATCGCTTACCTGAAGCAGTAA